The Desulfobacterales bacterium genome contains a region encoding:
- a CDS encoding nucleotidyltransferase domain-containing protein, with translation MNKTIELENLSQDQIRDLLPEGLILLCYRGSIAHNMYVPKSDPQSIDDKDIMGAYVAPIEHYIGFKITDTKEKFINEWDAVSYEVRKLIRLLLKSNPNVLSMLWVPERHIIYQHELGLYLRENKEIFVTKEAYHSFTGYAYGQFKRMTHFNQDAQREMAEFEQIISEHEIDLNKLNPSQNQRNILLKDGIRLGEVIDKYKGLKKKYYSSGYMGEKRKKLVKKFGYDAKNAAHLIRLLRMGIEFLKDGELHVERTDAEELLSIKQGDWTLEKIKEEAERLFKLSEEAYIQSKLPLKPDEKKAESVCMKIISQYHNTN, from the coding sequence ATGAATAAAACAATAGAATTAGAGAATCTTTCGCAAGATCAGATTCGTGATTTATTACCAGAAGGTTTGATTCTTCTATGTTATCGTGGCTCTATCGCCCATAATATGTATGTGCCTAAAAGTGACCCTCAAAGTATTGATGATAAGGATATTATGGGGGCATATGTCGCCCCTATTGAGCACTATATTGGTTTTAAGATTACAGATACAAAAGAAAAGTTTATCAATGAATGGGATGCGGTTAGCTATGAGGTTAGGAAGCTTATTCGGTTATTATTAAAAAGCAATCCAAATGTGCTTAGCATGCTTTGGGTTCCTGAACGACATATTATTTATCAGCATGAATTGGGACTATATTTACGTGAAAATAAGGAAATATTCGTAACTAAAGAAGCGTATCATTCTTTTACAGGTTATGCGTATGGCCAATTTAAACGCATGACTCATTTTAACCAAGATGCTCAGCGAGAAATGGCTGAATTTGAACAAATTATAAGCGAGCATGAGATAGATTTGAATAAACTGAATCCAAGCCAGAACCAGCGCAATATACTGTTAAAAGATGGAATACGTTTGGGTGAAGTGATCGATAAATATAAAGGATTGAAGAAAAAATATTATTCAAGCGGCTACATGGGAGAAAAACGGAAAAAACTCGTGAAAAAATTTGGGTATGATGCTAAGAATGCTGCTCATTTAATTCGATTACTCAGAATGGGAATTGAATTTTTAAAAGACGGTGAATTACACGTTGAGCGAACTGACGCAGAAGAACTTCTCTCGATTAAACAAGGAGATTGGACACTTGAAAAAATTAAAGAAGAGGCAGAAAGGCTCTTCAAGTTATCTGAAGAAGCGTATATCCAAAGTAAATTACCGCTAAAACCAGATGAAAAGAAGGCAGAATCTGTTTGTATGAAAATTATTAGTCAATATCACAACACGAATTAG
- the cobU gene encoding bifunctional adenosylcobinamide kinase/adenosylcobinamide-phosphate guanylyltransferase — translation MKEISFIFGGCRSGKSSYALKTAEQISGNKKVFIATCVPLDDEMKNRVFMHQKQRGANWITIDAPLLLAETVADVCLSADVILIDCIGLWITNLLLSNEFEGNIFNKVENFIEVLKKINIPILIVSNEVGCGIVPENKLAREFRDILGFANQKIAECSDKVVLMAAGIPMVIKSQ, via the coding sequence ATGAAGGAGATAAGTTTTATATTTGGAGGATGCAGAAGTGGTAAAAGCAGTTACGCTTTAAAAACAGCGGAACAAATAAGTGGAAACAAAAAAGTTTTTATTGCAACATGCGTCCCCCTTGATGATGAAATGAAAAATCGAGTTTTTATGCATCAAAAGCAAAGAGGCGCTAACTGGATTACAATTGATGCTCCTTTGCTTTTAGCTGAAACTGTTGCAGATGTATGTTTATCGGCAGATGTAATATTAATTGATTGTATAGGTTTATGGATAACGAATTTGCTGTTATCAAACGAATTTGAAGGCAATATATTTAATAAAGTTGAAAATTTTATAGAGGTTTTAAAAAAAATAAATATCCCAATATTAATTGTATCAAATGAAGTGGGATGCGGGATAGTTCCAGAAAATAAATTAGCTCGAGAATTTAGGGATATTCTTGGATTTGCAAACCAAAAAATAGCTGAATGTTCTGATAAGGTAGTTTTAATGGCGGCTGGTATTCCTATGGTTATAAAAAGCCAATAA
- a CDS encoding PhnD/SsuA/transferrin family substrate-binding protein, with protein sequence MSKKLVILLAIIFNFCFFQYADSSDALNLGMIDSSASKMIKRFTPLLKYLESQGVAVGKIKVAKNLDEMITFFEKGEVDFLFESPYGALKLMDATGAIPVIIREKDGVNAS encoded by the coding sequence ATGTCAAAAAAATTAGTAATTTTATTAGCAATTATTTTTAATTTTTGTTTTTTTCAATATGCTGATTCTTCAGATGCATTGAACCTTGGAATGATTGATTCAAGCGCAAGTAAAATGATCAAAAGATTTACTCCGTTATTAAAGTATCTTGAATCTCAAGGTGTAGCTGTTGGGAAAATCAAAGTAGCGAAAAATTTAGATGAGATGATAACTTTTTTTGAAAAGGGTGAAGTGGACTTTTTATTTGAAAGTCCTTATGGAGCGCTTAAACTTATGGATGCAACAGGAGCGATTCCAGTTATTATACGGGAAAAAGACGGGGTAAATGCTTCCTGA